The following are from one region of the Vitis riparia cultivar Riparia Gloire de Montpellier isolate 1030 chromosome 14, EGFV_Vit.rip_1.0, whole genome shotgun sequence genome:
- the LOC117931175 gene encoding LOW QUALITY PROTEIN: glucose and ribitol dehydrogenase (The sequence of the model RefSeq protein was modified relative to this genomic sequence to represent the inferred CDS: inserted 1 base in 1 codon), whose product MASGGGQQFPPQRQGRQPGKEHVMTPTPQFINPDYRPAHKLQGKVALVTGGDSGIGRAVCYLYALEGXTVAFTYVKAQEDRDAQETLQMIRKAKRDDAKEPIAIAADLGYDDNCRRVVEEVVAAYGRIDILVNNAAEQYKSCSVEEIDEERLERVFRTNIFSYFLLTRHALKYMQEGSSIINTTSINAYKGNNKLIEYTSTKGAIVAFIRSLALQLAPKGIRVNGVAPGPIWTPLIPASFSEEECARFGSEVPMGRAGQPCEVAPSYVFLASHADSSYISGQVLHPNGGVVVNA is encoded by the exons ATGGCTTCCGGCGGCGGCCAACAGTTTCCACCCCAGAGGCAGGGGAGGCAGCCAGGGAAGGAGCACGTGATGACCCCCACCCCGCAGTTTATCAACCCAGACTACAGGCCTGCCCACAAGCTCCAAGGCAAGGTGGCGCTGGTGACCGGCGGCGACTCTGGCATCGGCAGAGCCGTCTGCTACCTGTATGCGCTTGAGG CCACCGTGGCCTTCACGTACGTGAAGGCGCAGGAGGACAGGGACGCGCAGGAGACGCTGCAGATGATAAGGAAGGCGAAGAGGGACGATGCGAAGGAGCCGATAGCGATAGCTGCGGATCTGGGGTACGATGATAACTGCCGGAGGGtggtggaggaggtggtggcGGCGTACGGGAGGATAGACATTCTGGTGAACAACGCGGCGGAGCAGTACAAGTCGTGCTCGGTGGAGGAGATCGACGAGGAGAGGCTGGAGAGGGTGTTCAGAACCAACATCTTCTCTTACTTCCTCTTGACCAG GCATGCTCTGAAGTATATGCAGGAAGGGAGCAGCATCATAAACACCACCTCAATCAATGCATACAAAGGAAACAATAAACTGATAGAGTATACATCCACCAAAGGTGCCATTGTGGCTTTCATCAGATCACTGGCGCTGCAGCTTGCACCCAAAGGCATTAGGGTTAATGGTGTGGCCCCTGGACCCATCTGGACTCCACTCATACCAGCCTCCTTCAGTGAAGAGGAGTGTGCAAGGTTTGGGTCTGAAGTGCCTATGGGCAGGGCTGGCCAGCCATGTGAGGTTGCACCTTCATATGTCTTCTTGGCCTCCCATGCAGACTCCTCCTATATTTCTGGCCAAGTTCTCCACCCTAATG GTGGGGTTGTGGTGAATGCTTGA
- the LOC117931311 gene encoding uncharacterized GPI-anchored protein At3g06035-like isoform X1: MASLLQLSTLSFFLVALSIFFTSTPVHCDDAAEDDDLLQGLNSYRTARNLSTLVKNDKAECLAEELAGELEHQPCTATVPATPQLQLANYPSILKKCKIDINYTRDGVIMQVCVPHRVPTLVLTNFTQSHYSRYLNDSKFTGVGVGSEDDWVVAVLSTNGIEGSFSGASRAAMELGLMMLSPCLVALLLGLFVGMVIN, encoded by the exons ATGGCTTCTCTTCTTCAACTCAGTACCCTCTCCTTCTTTCTGGTTgctctctccatttttttcacATCTACTCCAGTCCATTGTGATg ATGCAGCTGAGGATGACGACCTTCTTCAAGGCCTCAACAGCTACAGAACGGCCAGAAACCTCTCGACCCTGGTCAAGAACGACAAGGCGGAGTGCCTGGCGGAGGAGCTGGCCGGGGAATTAGAGCATCAGCCCTGCACCGCTACCGTCCCCGCCACCCCGCAGCTCCAGCTCGCCAACTACCCCAGCATCCTTAAGAAGTGCAAAATCGACATCAACTACACCAGAGACGGTGTCATCATGCAAGTCTGTGTCCCCCACAGGGTCCCAACCCTCGTCCTCACCAACTTCACCCAGTCTCACTACTCCAGGTACCTCAACGACAGCAAGTTCACCGGCGTCGGCGTCGGGTCAGAGGACGACTGGGTGGTGGCCGTCCTCAGCACCAATGGCATCGAAGGGAGCTTCAGTGGGGCTTCCAGGGCTGCCATGGAGCTGGGTTTGATGATGCTCAGCCCCTGCTTGGTGGCTTTGCTTTTGGGATTATTTGTTGGTATGGTGATCAACTGA
- the LOC117931311 gene encoding uncharacterized GPI-anchored protein At3g06035-like isoform X2 has translation MASLLQLSTLSFFLVALSIFFTSTPVHCDAEDDDLLQGLNSYRTARNLSTLVKNDKAECLAEELAGELEHQPCTATVPATPQLQLANYPSILKKCKIDINYTRDGVIMQVCVPHRVPTLVLTNFTQSHYSRYLNDSKFTGVGVGSEDDWVVAVLSTNGIEGSFSGASRAAMELGLMMLSPCLVALLLGLFVGMVIN, from the exons ATGGCTTCTCTTCTTCAACTCAGTACCCTCTCCTTCTTTCTGGTTgctctctccatttttttcacATCTACTCCAGTCCATTGTGATg CTGAGGATGACGACCTTCTTCAAGGCCTCAACAGCTACAGAACGGCCAGAAACCTCTCGACCCTGGTCAAGAACGACAAGGCGGAGTGCCTGGCGGAGGAGCTGGCCGGGGAATTAGAGCATCAGCCCTGCACCGCTACCGTCCCCGCCACCCCGCAGCTCCAGCTCGCCAACTACCCCAGCATCCTTAAGAAGTGCAAAATCGACATCAACTACACCAGAGACGGTGTCATCATGCAAGTCTGTGTCCCCCACAGGGTCCCAACCCTCGTCCTCACCAACTTCACCCAGTCTCACTACTCCAGGTACCTCAACGACAGCAAGTTCACCGGCGTCGGCGTCGGGTCAGAGGACGACTGGGTGGTGGCCGTCCTCAGCACCAATGGCATCGAAGGGAGCTTCAGTGGGGCTTCCAGGGCTGCCATGGAGCTGGGTTTGATGATGCTCAGCCCCTGCTTGGTGGCTTTGCTTTTGGGATTATTTGTTGGTATGGTGATCAACTGA